Proteins encoded by one window of Arachis ipaensis cultivar K30076 chromosome B04, Araip1.1, whole genome shotgun sequence:
- the LOC107637271 gene encoding O-acyltransferase WSD1 — translation MVKVQDKKGEKRWKKVDVNLKEHVRTPIFPETLESNDTWFQDYLSRISMEELAQSKPLWEVHIVNSPTSDAHGSVIFKLHHALGDGYSLMGALLSCLQRADDPSLPLSFPTLKPSKQESKSTKGICSSFSWLVSSAFYTVADFGWSMLKSSIINDEKTPIRSGNVGVEFQPISISTMAFSINQVSDIKSRLGVTINDVVTGIVFYGTRLYMEEMNSKSKTAESTALVLLNTRNIEGYQSINDMLNTKAKGPWGNKISFLHVPIPKLKQSRTSNPLEFIWEAHNIIKRKKQSLAVPLTGTLLEMEGKFRGQEVLMLGRTEKKNGCKSNCIKNTFSIVTKLF, via the exons ATGGTTAAGGTGCAAGAcaaaaaaggagagaaaagatgGAAGAAAGTTGATGTAAACTTGAAAGAACATGTGAGAACCCCAATATTCCCAGAAACACTAGAATCAAACGACACGTGGTTTCAAGATTACTTATCAAGAATATCAATGGAGGAATTAGCACAAAGCAAGCCCTTATGGGAAGTTCACATAGTAAATAGCCCTACAAGTGATGCACATGGGagtgtgatattcaagcttcacCATGCACTTGGAGATGGCTACTCTCTAATGGGTGCACTTCTATCATGTCTTCAAAGAGCTGATGACCCTTCTCTTCCTTTGTCTTTTCCAACTCTCAAGCCTTCAAAGCAAGAATCTAAGTCCACCAAGGGAATTTGTTCAAGCTTTTCTTGGTTGGTGTCTTCGGCATTTTACACCGTGGCAGATTTTGGATGGAGCATGTTGAAGAGTAGCATCATTAATGATGAAAAGACACCAATTAGATCTGGGAATGTTGGGGTTGAGTTTCAACCGATTTCTATATCAACCATGGCTTTCTCTATCAATCAAGTCTCGGATATCAAGTCTAGGCTTGGAGTG ACAATAAACGATGTAGTAACTGGAATAGTGTTCTATGGGACAAGATTGTATATGGAAGAAATGAACTCCAAATCAAAGACAGCAGAATCCACTGCATTGGTGTTACTGAATACAAGAAACATTGAAGGATACCAATCAATCAATGATATGCTCAACACCAAAGCCAAGGGTCCTTGGGGCAACAAAATTTCCTTCTTGCATGTTCCTATTCCCAAATTAAAACAAAGTAGAACCTCTAATCCTTTAGAGTTTATTTGGGAAGCACATAACATAATCAAGAGAAAGAAACAATCTTTAGCTGTTCCTCTTACCGGCACACTATTGGAAATGGAGGGTAAATTCAGAGGCCAAGAG GTTTTGATGTTGGgccgaacagaaaagaaaaatggttGCAAGTCCAATTGTATTAAAAATACATTCAGCATTGTTACAAAATTATTTTGA
- the LOC107637269 gene encoding uncharacterized protein LOC107637269, giving the protein MEGEDSFVTLVHCSGKIQKSKRHGVKFTDREPLSVFIRSSNTLAEIKQSILRKLGTCGTKWVKKLFYKISIDVVSTGVRYETFVIGSDEDLQVLFHCKRSFPEVRVTELLAKLEDGMDSSGVSAPNPQSTPAGGASISLPVVAVAVPNAEPEHAGAVHAYISPVVPEFECDAGPDRVENALFDDDSDEEPVDIGGDSDDDIPRGGRSAHGGSGSATQEYPPHLSSLNLEAVSQQQNVDATFDGQGMHDGTPMTEFQIGQSFQSKEEAVLSVKDYSIRRGVEYKVMESDNLKYQGRCKEFGNRCTWLIWIVMRKRKSTWEVRRYNGPHTCMATSISSYHKQLDYHVICARIYPLVRADASVSIKVLQEATEATYGFRPSYRKVWLAKQKAVSQIYGDWKESYADLPRWILGVTCTMEGSVALLKTSPVRVGDQVDEDRVYFHRMFWTFPPCIEAFRHCKPLVSIDGTHLYGKYGGTLLLAIAQDGNSNILPVAFALVEGENAESWSYFLSNLRRHVTPQEGILVISDRHNGIKAALESADSGWQPPHAYRVFCIRHVAANFALTFKGQDARRWLVPNALTSGSSNQNH; this is encoded by the coding sequence ATGGAGGGGGAGGATAGTTTTGTGACTCTGGTTCACTGCTCTGgaaaaattcaaaagagtaaAAGGCATGGTGTAAAATTCACAGATAGAGAACCACTTAGTGTTTTTATCCGATCGTCGAATACGTTGGCAGAGATTAAGCAAAGCATATTACGGAAGCTCGGTACGTGTGGGACGAAGtgggtaaaaaaattattttacaagaTTTCCATTGACGTTGTCTCAACTGGTGTGAGATATGAGACCTTCGTCATCGGGTCGGATGAAGACTTGCAGGTCTTGTTTCACTGCAAGCGTAGTTTTCCGGAGGTGAGGGTAACTGAACTGCTTGCGAAGTTGGAAGATGGTATGGATAGCTCTGGGGTATCGGCACCTAATCCTCAGTCGACCCCAGCTGGTGGTGCATCAATATCGCTGCCTGTGGTAGCAGTGGCAGTCCCGAATGCGGAGCCCGAACATGCTGGGGCTGTTCATGCATATATTAGTCCTGTTGTTCCTGAGTTTGAATGCGATGCCGGACCGGATCGAGTTGAGAATGCACTGTTTGATGATGATTCGGATGAGGAGCCTGTCGATATTGGTGGGGATAGTGATGATGATATTCCAAGAGGTGGACGTTCAGCCCATGGAGGTTCCGGTTCTGCAACACAAGAGTACCCTCCCCACCTCTCCTCTTTGAACTTGGAAGCCGTCAGCCAACAGCAGAATGTAGATGCAACATTCGATGGGCAGGGGATGCATGATGGGACACCTATGACTGAATTTCAGATTGGCCAATCTTTCCAGAGTAAAGAGGAAGCCGTGTTGAGTGTAAAAGATTACAGTATTCGGCGTGGAGTTGAGTATAAGGTGATGGAGTCCGATAATCTGAAATACCAAGGGAGATGCAAGGAGTTTGGTAACAGGTGCACGTGGTTGATTTGGATAGTCATGCGGAAAAGGAAGAGCACATGGGAAGTTAGGAGGTACAACGGTCCGCACACGTGTATGGCCACATCGATATCAAGCTACCACAAGCAACTTGATTACCATGTCATCTGTGCGAGAATCTATCCGTTGGTTCGAGCTGATGCGTCGGTGTCGATCAAGGTGTTGCAAGAGGCAACGGAGGCGACTTATGGATTCCGGCCTAGTTATCGGAAGGTgtggttggcgaagcagaaggcagtATCGCAAATATATGGCGATTGGAAGGAGTCATATGCTGATCTGCCTCGGTGGATCCTTGGGGTCACATGCACGATGGAAGGTTCCGTTGCTCTACTAAAGACGTCCCCGGTTAGGGTGGGTGACCAAGTTGATGAAGATAGAGTCTACTTTCATCGGATGTTTTGGACATTTCCCCCGTGTATTGAGGCATTCCGCCACTGTAAGCCGCTCGTAAGCATCGATGGAACACACCTCTATGGCAAGTATGGCGGGACGTTGTTGTTGGCGATCGCTCAGGATGGTAACTCGAATATTTTGCCTGTTGCCTTTGCACTCGTGGAGGGGGAGAATGCAGAGTCTTGGTCTTACTTTCTTTCCAATCTTAGAAGGCATGTCACTCCACAGGAAGGTATTCTCGTGATATCCGATAGACACAACGGCATCAAGGCTGCACTAGAGTCTGCCGATAGTGGTTGGCAACCTCCACATGCTTATCGAGTATTTTGTATTCGGCATGTTGCTGCAAATTTTGCCCTCACTTTCAAGGGACAGGATGCGAGGAGGTGGCTGGTACCGAACGCACTAACCAGTGGCTCATCCAACCAGAATCATTAG